From the genome of Methanofollis sp. UBA420:
AGAGGGAGTGAATCAAAAAAGTGGGGAGTTTCAGACCTTCGCATTGAAGGCAAAGATCCGCCAGCCGTTCATGTCGAGCATTTTCAACTGGTTCCCTTCGATCTCGTAACTCCTCACGGCCTTGAGGATCGACAGGTACCTCTCCTCCTGCGCCATGATCCCCTCGGGCTCAGCGCAGATCTTCTTCGTGGACCCTGCCGGGCCGAATGTCAGGGACGACCCCGAGAGGTTGTAGGTCGCGAAGTAGTTGTTGCACCCGGCCGATCCGGTGACCTTCCCGTCTTCCCCGAAGACTGCAGTGATCTCAGTCCCTTCAATGACCCGCACCGCGATATCTCCAAGGTGGTAGGTGTCAAGCACCCAGGTGGTGCCCACGAGGGGCAGGGCGACGGGGGCCTGTGCCTCTTTGAAGACGAGGACTGCCGTGCCGTTCCCGTCCATGAGAGAGAGCCTGTCGCCTTCGATCGTGAAGGAGGCCACTGATTCGAGGAGTGACAGGAAGGTGCTCTCCTGCTTCATGATATCCTCGTCCGTGCAGGCCATCAGTGTCGATCCTGCGGGGCCGATGGTCATCTCAGTGCCGTTCACCGTGTATGTGGCGAAGTAGCGGTTGCACCCGGCCGACCCGGCGATCCTTCCGTCCTCGTCGAAGACGGCGGTGATCTCCGAACCCGCGATGACCGAGCTGACAGCATCGCCGGTGTGGAGAGACTCAAGGGTCCAGTTCGTCCCTGTCAGGGGCTTCGGCTGGGGGGGGACGGCCTTCGCGAACATCAGGACCTTCGTGCCGTTCGCGTCCATCAGGGTCAGTTCCTCTCCCTCGATCGAGAAGGAGGCAACCGTTCCAAGAAGCCTGAGGTAGGTGCTCTCCTGCTTCATGACGTCCTCGTCCGTGCAGGCCATCAGTGTCGATCCCGCCTGGCCGATGGTCATCTCAGTGCCGTTCACCGTGTACGAGGCGAAGTAGCGGTTGCACCCGGCCGACCCGGCGACCTTTCCGGCCTCGTCGAAGACGGCAGTCACTTCGGAACCTGCGATGACCGAGACGACGGCGTCGCCGTCATGGTACCACTGGAGTTCCCAGGCAGTCCCGACGAGCGGTTCGGGCTCAGGCGGCACATGCTTCTTGAAGACCAGGACGGCGGTGCCCTTCTCGTCGAAGAAGGTCAGGGTGTCGTCCTTGACTTCATAGGTCTTCACCGTGTTGAGGAGGCCGAGATACGCGCTCTCCTGCTCCATCACGCCCGGTTTCATGCAGTACATCTGCGTCGAGATCGCAGGGCCGAAGGTGATCGCTTTGCCATCCACTGTGTACGAGGCGGAGTAGGCATTGCACCCGGCCGAACCACCGGCCGTGGCATTCTCCCCGAACACAAGGGTGACCGGAGTTCCTTCGAGGGCGTTCACCATCGAACTGTTCTGTGCATACGAGACGAGGTCCCAGGCGGTGCCGTTCAGGTCGATCCCCTGGACCGTTTCATTGTCTTTCCCCCCCGGTGCCTGCCCCGTACATCCGGCGGCAAGGAGACACGCGGCGAGGACGATGGCCGTACCCGCCAGGGGCAGGGCCTTTCGCATGGTGTCCTTCATAGGTCGCATGACCATGAGTGGATCCCCTCAATACATATATGATCCCATGACTGCGAGAAAATTCGCACCTATTTGTGCTCAAAATCGTAATCTGAGGCACAATATGTGGTTTTATGATGGTTCCAACCTGCCCCGGGCGGGTGGCGTCCGACCTGCACGGGACCTGACTCATTCGTTCTCGAAGGTTACCTCACCTCCGCCCGAAGTGTTCAATGGCCTTCGAATTTCCGAATAGTCTTCGGGAAGAGTACATCAACCCCGAATACCCGACCATAGATGCAGAGACATGAACACAGCCAGGACAAGGTCCGGGAAACCAGGCAGAATGGACGCACCCGCGGAGGTCAGCGCATGAGCGTTGTTGCCTCGATCAGAGGAGTGAAGAATCCCGACGAGATCCCTGAAGTTCTCAGGGCCATCTTCGGGCAGGCGTCGGGCAGGGCCGGGGATCGAACGGCCACCTCGCCAGGGGGTGAGACGATGTGACGATCGCCGGGAATCTGTGATACTCCTTTGCTCGGGCCGCACCAGCGCCTCGTGCATGTCAGGGGAATACCATGGTAATTATTAAATATCCTCGGATTGTGCCCGGAAGCGCGTCCCAGGGTGGTCGGGACGATAGGTCTCCGGGACCATACACCAATACCGTGTTTCACACCCTCCTTATGTTTCACGCATCCGGTGTCGATATGGGAGGACTGATGGACCCTTTTTTGCCTGTATTTCTTTCAGACCCTTTTCTGCACCCTTCGGATCTTTCGGAAAAATGGTCAAAATCCGAAAGATGTTTCGCTCCCTGAAAAATCCCGAAGATCTTTCGGGCAGTCCTCATATCACTCGAAATATCCACACTAATGTCGAGGAACAGCCTGCATGCAGCTGATTGAACTCACATCCGGTGATCGTGCACGGATCATCGATATTCATGGTCGGGACGGTTTCATCCAGCACCTCGCCCTCCGCGGGATCCAGGTCGCCGTATCGTCACCATGGTCTCCTCCACCTTCGGTCCCATCGTCGTCCAGAGTGGCGACGGCGAGGTCGTGCTCGGCAGGAGGATGGCGGCACAGATTATCATCGAGAGGTTGTATGACGCAGAAGAAACTGAAAGAGATGGAATATGGCGAGAGCGGGGTTGTCATCGAGCTCCGTGGTTCCCGTCACGATTTAAACTGCCTTGGAATCAGAAAAGGAAAACGCCTGGAGATGATCACCCGGCAACCGATCAAGGGGCCGGTGGTCGTCCTTGCGGAAGGGGTAGAGGTCGCCATGGGCCTTGAGATCGCCGCCCTGGTTGTGGTCGAGGTCTAACATACAGGAGCGTAACACACACATGAATCAAAAGGACCAGAACATCCGCACCGTCCTGATGGTCGGGAACCCCAATGTCGGCAAGAGCGCTCTCTTCAACCGACTCACCGGTGCCGAGGCCGTCGTCTCCAACTATCCGGGCACGACCGTTGACGTCATGAGGGGCACCCTCGTCGAAGGCGGCGCGACCTATGAGATCATCGACGTGCCGGGCGCCTACTCGCTTGAACCGCGGGACGCCGCCGAAGACGTGGCCGTCCATATCCTGAAAGAACACCCCGACGCCGTCGTGCTCCTCGTCCTCGACGCCACCCGCCTGGAGCGCGGGCTGTACCTGAGCCTTGAGGTGATAGAGCGGGGTGCGCCGGTTCTTGTCGTCCTCAATATGATGGACGCCGCCCGCGCGAAATCGATCGCAGTCGACGCCCGCCGCCTGCAGAACCTCCTCGGCGTCCCGGTCGTCCAGACCTCGGCCACGGTCGGAGAAGGGATCAAGGATCTGGCAGGGACGCTCAGGAAGGCGCAAACCGCCGACATCGACGCCATAGCCGCACGAGCAAACGGTTCTTCGCCCGAGACCGCCCGTATGAGCGGGTGTTCGGGCTGCGCGGGCTGCGGGGGGTGCCACTGATGGGACTCACCGCAGACCAGCGCTGGGACCTCGTCGACCAGGTCGCACGCAAGGTCGTCTCGACCGGCGTCTCGCGCCGCGGCCTTGCCGACGCCCTCGGCGATCTCACCGTCAAACCGCTCACCGGCCTGCCGGTCGCCCTCGCCGTCCTGTACGCCTTCTGGAGCGTCTTCTGCTCGTTCGCAGGCGACCTCGTCACCGACGGCTTCATGGTCAAGTTCTTCGACAACCGCTGGCTCCCCTGGCTCCAGAGCGTCTGGCCAGACCCGAACAGCATCCACTACTTCCTCTTCGTCGGCGACCCCCTTGCTGACAACTGTTTCGAGGCCTTCGGCGTCCTGACGTCCGGACTCTTCGTCTCGATAGGCGTCGTCCTCCCTGCGGTGCTCGTCTTCTACCTGACCATGACGCTCCTGGAAGACTCGGGGTATCTGCCGCGGCTTGCGGTTCTCGCCGACACCTTCCTCCACAAGATCGGGCTCCACGGCTATGCAATCGTCCCGACGATCCTGGGCCTCGGGTGCAATGTCCCGGCCGTCACCGCCACCAGGGTGCTGGAGACGAAGAAGCAGCGGTTCCTGATGATGACGCTCCTTGCGATCTTCGTCCCGTGCGGGGCACAGCTCGGCATCATGCTCGCCGTCATCCCTGAATCGGTGGGTTGGGTCATCCTGTATCTTCTCATCGGTTTCGCGGTCTTCGGCTTCCTCCTCAACCGCCTGATACCGGGGGAGAACCCCGAGATCCTCATCGACGTCCCGCCGTACCGCTGGCCGACATGCGAGAATGTGGGGAAGAAACTCTGGAACCGGACAAAGAGTTTCCTCAAGGAGGCGATCCCCTTCGTCTGGCTCGGTATCCTCATCGTCAATCTCCTGTACCTCGCCGGTGTGATCCAGGTGCTCTCCACTCTGCTGGCACCCATCTTCGTCACCTGGTTCGGGGTGCCGGCCGAGACGGTCGCACCGCTGATCGCCGCATTCCTGAGAAAGGATCTGGCGGTCGCACAACTCTCCACCATCGCCATGACGCCGTACCAGATGATCACCTCGGTTGTCCTCATCTCCATCTACTTCCCCTGCGTGGCCACCTTCGTGGTCATGCTTCGTGAGGGCTGGAAACAGCTCCTGGCAGCCATTGCGACCCTTGCTGTGGTCGTCTTCGCATATGGTGGGGCAATCCACGGCATCGGCATCCTCCTCGGGGTGGCATAAATGAAGAGATCATATACCATCGCATCCGTCGGTGCCGCCCTCGTCGGAGCGGCGGCACTCGTCCTCGGCCTTGCCGACGTCCTTGTCTGGGCGGGCGGCACCGGGCCGGTCGGTATCGGCATCCTTGAGATCACCGGTGACGACTTCTTCCACTGGGCATGGGGCGGTCTGGTCGTCGCCCTCGGAGGACTATTCCTCCTCACAGGCGCCCGCTCATCCGGCGATCTCGATCGCCGCGCCACCGCCGTCCTCGGTGCGGCGATGGTCGGCCTGATCGCCGGGTGCGATATCTTCGGTATGATCTGTGGCGGCATCCCGGCGGGAGAGGAGAGCGAGGCATTCTTCAACTCGCTCGAAGGTTTCGTCGCCGGCTTTATGCCGCCGTACAGCCCGGCAGTCCTCCTGCTGCCCTTTGTCCTCCTTGTCGGCTGGCTCCTCCTCAATCAGAGGCAGGAAGCCTGACCAACCATTTTTGATGGAGTATGGCCAACGTACAGGGTGTGACCACCCTCACCAGAAAAGCCGAAGACTATCTGGAGGCGATCCTGAACGTCTCCCTTGAAAAGGGCTATGCCCGGACAAAGGACGTTGCAGGCGAACTCGACGTCAGTCCCTCCAGCGTCGTGGAGATGTTCCAGAAACTCGACGCCATGGGCCTTGTGGAGTACAGGCGGTACGAAGGTGTGACCCTCAGGCCCGAGGGCGAGAGGATCGCGCGGGTGATCAAGTCACGGCATGACACCCTCAAGTCCTTCCTGATGCTTATCAAAGTGCCCGAGGGCGTCGCCGATAAAGACGCGTGTTTCATGGAACACGAACTCCATCCCGAGACCATCGAGCAGATTGGAATATTGGTCGAATACTTCGGCAGAGGCGGCTGTCCTGCAGGAACACTTGAGCATTTCTCAGCGTTCTGCACAAAGTCCCGCTTCGAGAAACGCCACCGGTGAATATTAGAACCGTGCGGGCGATCGGTTCCCTGCCTGCATGATGACCGACCCCGCCTCCGTCTGGGTGGCCTTCGGGCTGACCCTGCTCGCCGGCCTCTCGACCGGCATCGGAAGCCTTGCCGCCCTCTTCACCAGCAGGACAAACACCCGGATGCTCTCGGTCGGGCTCGGTTTCTCGGCCGGGGTGATGATCTATGTCTCTTTTGTGGAGTTCCTCCCTCTCGCGCAGGAGGGCCTCGGTGTGTGGCAGACCGCGGCCGCATTTCTCGGCGGCATGATTGCCATCGCCGCGATCGACCGCCTCGTCCCCTTCCCCCAGAACCCCCATGAGATCAGGCGGGTGGAGGAGATCTGCAATCAGGCCGGGAGGGGTTGCGGGTCTGCCGGACTCTATCGGACAGGCATCGTCACCGCCGGTGCGATCGCCCTCCATAACATGCCCGAGGGCATGGCGACCTTCTCCAGCGCCCTTCTCGACCCCGGTCTCGGGGTCGTGATCGCGGCCGCGATCGCGATCCACAACATCCCCGAGGGGATCGCGGTCTCTGTACCGATCTATTATGCGACAGGGAGCAGGACGCAGGCCATCGGCTACTCCCTCCTCTCCGGACTTGCCGAACCGGTCGGTGCCCTGATCGCCTTCTTTATCCTCTCCCCGTATATGGATGCCGCACTGTCCGGCGCCATCTTTGCGGTGGTCGCGGGCATCATGGTCTTTGTCGCCCTCGACGAACTCCTCCCGGCCGCGAGGGAGTACGGGGAGGCGCACCTCTCGATCTATGGACTTATTGCCGGAATGGCGCTGATGGCCGGGATACTGGCGGTGATGTGATGCGCCCGGGCATCATCTGGCGCGAAGATCGTGTGTGTCCATGCTGACGCTAAAAACGTATCGTGATGCCTCCGTATCTATTTGTATTCTTTTTAGGGTCTGTAAATAGTGGGTGTGAAATAGAATTTGGATATAAAAAGCGTAACGTATATTATATATTGCAATAAAATATTGGACGGAATCTTTCATATCCGGGGCCTGAGAATCCGTAATCTCTAATTCTATCGTAAAAAGACAATTGGAATCCTTTTCCGATGAGTCTTATCGGCAGCACAGAGAGTGCAGACCACCAGGCCAGACCGTACGTAACAGAGAGGGTGTGGCAGTCCTCCTTGACAGTGTAAAGAGAGAGAGTATGGATCGAATGGGAAGAGAGAAGAGCAATTCGAGGTTTTCCGGGTCGTTGGCGTCCTGCATGCATTCCGGAAACCTGCTCATAAAACAAAGTCTCGGGCATCGGGATGAAAAATGCCGCAGGTGTTTTTCATGGTAAACTTTCATAGTCCTTGCGGCATCAGATCTGAAATGCCTTTTTTACGGGATTCTGAAGGCCGGGTCGATTATGACCTCCTGATCGACAGCATCGTCGCGGAGATACCCCACGACCTGGAGGCCCTCGGCAAGGTCGAACCCCTATGCCCCTACTGCGATGCGTATTTGAAGGAGAAGCCGATGGCAACGAAAAAATGCCCGGCATGCCGCAATATCATCCATGTTCGGAAACGACCCCTGGACGGGATACGGGTTCTTGTCACCGACGAGGAACTGGAGAGGCTGGAGGTCCAGAAATATATCTCACGGGGAGACTATGCCCGCAGGATCGAGGCATTGAAGGAGACAATGCATATTTTCCAGTCCTCAGGGGATCGTATGTGGCGGTGCGACGGCGGCATCTATGGCCTGTTCGTTTCAATCGAAGCTTTTTGCATGCATGGCAAGGTCGTCACCGCAGGTTCGAAGGAGGAGAGGGAGGCCCTCAGGGTATTGTGCACCCCCGGATGTTCGGGGGAACCGGTGCAGGTCGATAGCACTCTTTTTGATGATTCCTACGCCGCCCAGCGCTATGAGAGAGCACTTGAAGTCCTCCAGCTTCTCCCGAAGAGCAGGGAAAAGAGTGAGTATGCCAGAGACCTGAGAAGAATCGTCGGATATGACGACTAAGGGGGATATATATCGCCGCTCCTGTTCTCTCCCCCTGCCAGGACGTGACGGCTCACAGGAAGAGAGGGGGAACGGCATGTCTATATTATGATGCGTATATCTCTCCCTTGATACTCCGGCCAGCAAATATAGGGGGAGGTGCTTGAAGCAAATGGCACGGGTGGCCGATGAAATCATGAGCATAAGAGGCCGGTATCGCGCGAGGTGAGGAGAATGATAGACATCTTTTATGATCTCTTCTTTGTCCCTGTCCTCTTTCTGAATGTGCTCTTTGCGGTGACAATCGTTTTTTTCGAGCGCAAAAACCCCTCGACCACGCTTGCATGGCTTAGCATCCTCTTTTTCCTCCCTCTTCTTGGCTTTGTCCTCTACCTCTTCCTCGGTCACAACTATCACCGGGAACACCTCTTCAAGGTGAAGGCCGAGGACGACGCCCGTGTCCAGGGCCTGATCGCCGCGCAGATGAAGAGCCTTGCCGAAGGGGAGATCGCCTTCAGGGATCCCCGTCTGGGGGCCTACCTGGGCATGGTCCTGATGCTGATGAGGAACAACTGGGCCTTTCTCACGGCCAACAACAGGGTGACCGTCTACACGGACGGGGAGGAGAAATTTGCCGCCCTCCTCGACGTCATCGCCGGGGCGCGGGACTTCGTCCATCTCGAGTACTACATCATCAGGGACGACGCCCTCGGGCGCCGGGTCGTCGGCGCCCTCACGGAGAAGGCGCGGCAGGGCGTCGAGGTCCGCCTCCTCGTCGACGGTCTGGGGTGCGCGCGGCTGCCCCGCGACTTCTTCGACGCCTTTGTCGGTGCCGGCGGCCGTCTCGCCCGTTTCTTCCCCTCGGTCGTCCCGTACCTGAACCCCCGGATGAACTACCGCAACCACAGGAAGATCGCGGTCATCGACGGCAGGGTGGGCTTTGTCGGCGGCTTCAATATCGGGGACGAGTACCTGGGGAAGGACTCACGTTTCGGTTACTGGCGCGACACCGCCCTGAAGATCGAGGGCTATGCCGTCGCAGGCCTCCAGGGGAGGTTCTTCCTTGACTGGAACTTTGCTTCCGGCCCAGAACTCTCCTATTCACCCCGCTATTTCCCGGAGATGGTCCCTGTCGGGGAGACCAGCATCCAGATCGTCTCCAGCGGCCCGGACGCACGGTGGAACCAGGTGAAGGAGGCCTATCTCAAACTGATCAACTCGGCACAGAGGTCGGTCTATCTCCAGACCCCGTACTTCGTGCCCGACGGGAGCGTCGCCGATGCCCTGCGGATCGCCGCCCTCTCCGGCGTGGACGTGCGGGTCATGATCCCCTGCAAACCCGATCATCCCTTCGTCTACTGGGCGAGTTATTCGTTTATCGGGGAACTGCTGGAGGCCGGAGTGCGGGCGTACACCTATGATCGCGGCTTCATCCACGCGAAGACGATCGTTGTCGACGGCATCACGGCCTCGGTGGGTAGCGCGAACTGGGACGAACGGAGTTTCCGGCTGAACTTCGAGACGAACGCCTTTGTCTACGACCCCGCGGTGGCCGGGCGCCTCCACGAGATCTTTCTTGCGGACATCCGGGACTGCAGCGAACTCACCCCTGCCGTCTATGCAGCCCGCGGGCGGGTCATCAAGGTGAAGGAGTCGGTATCCCGCCTCTTCTCGCCTCTCCTGTGATTTCCTATTCACGCCGGCGCGTAAAATAGCGCTTCAACCTCGGCATGTTCTGCTCGTAGTGGACCTGCAGGGAGGGGACCGTGTACGGCAGGAACCCTCCGAGGATCGCCCCGCCGGTGAGGACCTTCCCGAACGCGCTCGTCTCCTCGCCGACGACATGACTCCTGTTCCGCCTGATCTCCTCGATGAACTCTTCGGCCGTGTCGGCCTGGCAGCAGGTGACCACCCCGCCGAGGTGGCCGAGGAGGTGGGAGTCGGTACCGCCGGTCATGCCCTGGCCTGTGCGGACCGCCTCGTCGGCCGCCCGCGTGTTGAGGCCCCTCCCCATGCCCCCGCAGATCACCTCGAAGGCGTCGACCCTCCCTGCCACCGCAGGGTCGATGGCGTGCTTTGCCGTGCACTTCAGGAGGCCCTTGTCGAGGAAGAAATAGCCGAAGGGATGTGCCGCCGTGATGAGGCAGTCATAGCCCTTCCCTCTCTCCACCAATTCCTCCGCGGTCAGGCGGACCGCGAGGTACGGACTCTTCCCCTTCCTCTCCCTGATCTCGCGGGCATAGAAATCCTGCAGGCCGGAGAGCGTCGGGAAGTAGAGGAGGATGTGCGGCCCGTCCGCGGTGCTGACTTCCATGCCGGGTACGACGAGGGCCTCTGGCCTCCGCTCCACCGCCTCCGCCACGCCGCGGACCTCGTTGTGGTCGGTGATGGCGAGGCCGATGCCGAGGCTTTCCGCCCGTGCGAGGAGGGCCCGCACCGGCGTCGGCGCGTCCGAGTACGAGGAGTGGACATGGAGATCCGCGGGGGTGTAGCCCCTCTCCCTGATCGCGGCAGGGTCGGGACGTTCAAAGCGTATTGTCATGGTGAACGGCTAACGGTTTTGTCTGATTTTCGGCGGTCTCTGCGGGTGTCGGGTGGAACCTCTTCCTCCCCCAGGGGATCCTGAGGG
Proteins encoded in this window:
- a CDS encoding nucleoside recognition domain-containing protein, giving the protein MGLTADQRWDLVDQVARKVVSTGVSRRGLADALGDLTVKPLTGLPVALAVLYAFWSVFCSFAGDLVTDGFMVKFFDNRWLPWLQSVWPDPNSIHYFLFVGDPLADNCFEAFGVLTSGLFVSIGVVLPAVLVFYLTMTLLEDSGYLPRLAVLADTFLHKIGLHGYAIVPTILGLGCNVPAVTATRVLETKKQRFLMMTLLAIFVPCGAQLGIMLAVIPESVGWVILYLLIGFAVFGFLLNRLIPGENPEILIDVPPYRWPTCENVGKKLWNRTKSFLKEAIPFVWLGILIVNLLYLAGVIQVLSTLLAPIFVTWFGVPAETVAPLIAAFLRKDLAVAQLSTIAMTPYQMITSVVLISIYFPCVATFVVMLREGWKQLLAAIATLAVVVFAYGGAIHGIGILLGVA
- a CDS encoding META domain-containing protein, producing the protein MVMRPMKDTMRKALPLAGTAIVLAACLLAAGCTGQAPGGKDNETVQGIDLNGTAWDLVSYAQNSSMVNALEGTPVTLVFGENATAGGSAGCNAYSASYTVDGKAITFGPAISTQMYCMKPGVMEQESAYLGLLNTVKTYEVKDDTLTFFDEKGTAVLVFKKHVPPEPEPLVGTAWELQWYHDGDAVVSVIAGSEVTAVFDEAGKVAGSAGCNRYFASYTVNGTEMTIGQAGSTLMACTDEDVMKQESTYLRLLGTVASFSIEGEELTLMDANGTKVLMFAKAVPPQPKPLTGTNWTLESLHTGDAVSSVIAGSEITAVFDEDGRIAGSAGCNRYFATYTVNGTEMTIGPAGSTLMACTDEDIMKQESTFLSLLESVASFTIEGDRLSLMDGNGTAVLVFKEAQAPVALPLVGTTWVLDTYHLGDIAVRVIEGTEITAVFGEDGKVTGSAGCNNYFATYNLSGSSLTFGPAGSTKKICAEPEGIMAQEERYLSILKAVRSYEIEGNQLKMLDMNGWRIFAFNAKV
- the cls gene encoding cardiolipin synthase, coding for MIDIFYDLFFVPVLFLNVLFAVTIVFFERKNPSTTLAWLSILFFLPLLGFVLYLFLGHNYHREHLFKVKAEDDARVQGLIAAQMKSLAEGEIAFRDPRLGAYLGMVLMLMRNNWAFLTANNRVTVYTDGEEKFAALLDVIAGARDFVHLEYYIIRDDALGRRVVGALTEKARQGVEVRLLVDGLGCARLPRDFFDAFVGAGGRLARFFPSVVPYLNPRMNYRNHRKIAVIDGRVGFVGGFNIGDEYLGKDSRFGYWRDTALKIEGYAVAGLQGRFFLDWNFASGPELSYSPRYFPEMVPVGETSIQIVSSGPDARWNQVKEAYLKLINSAQRSVYLQTPYFVPDGSVADALRIAALSGVDVRVMIPCKPDHPFVYWASYSFIGELLEAGVRAYTYDRGFIHAKTIVVDGITASVGSANWDERSFRLNFETNAFVYDPAVAGRLHEIFLADIRDCSELTPAVYAARGRVIKVKESVSRLFSPLL
- a CDS encoding FeoA family protein, whose protein sequence is MTQKKLKEMEYGESGVVIELRGSRHDLNCLGIRKGKRLEMITRQPIKGPVVVLAEGVEVAMGLEIAALVVVEV
- a CDS encoding metal-dependent transcriptional regulator yields the protein MANVQGVTTLTRKAEDYLEAILNVSLEKGYARTKDVAGELDVSPSSVVEMFQKLDAMGLVEYRRYEGVTLRPEGERIARVIKSRHDTLKSFLMLIKVPEGVADKDACFMEHELHPETIEQIGILVEYFGRGGCPAGTLEHFSAFCTKSRFEKRHR
- a CDS encoding FeoB small GTPase domain-containing protein, with the translated sequence MNQKDQNIRTVLMVGNPNVGKSALFNRLTGAEAVVSNYPGTTVDVMRGTLVEGGATYEIIDVPGAYSLEPRDAAEDVAVHILKEHPDAVVLLVLDATRLERGLYLSLEVIERGAPVLVVLNMMDAARAKSIAVDARRLQNLLGVPVVQTSATVGEGIKDLAGTLRKAQTADIDAIAARANGSSPETARMSGCSGCAGCGGCH
- a CDS encoding PHP domain-containing protein; its protein translation is MTIRFERPDPAAIRERGYTPADLHVHSSYSDAPTPVRALLARAESLGIGLAITDHNEVRGVAEAVERRPEALVVPGMEVSTADGPHILLYFPTLSGLQDFYAREIRERKGKSPYLAVRLTAEELVERGKGYDCLITAAHPFGYFFLDKGLLKCTAKHAIDPAVAGRVDAFEVICGGMGRGLNTRAADEAVRTGQGMTGGTDSHLLGHLGGVVTCCQADTAEEFIEEIRRNRSHVVGEETSAFGKVLTGGAILGGFLPYTVPSLQVHYEQNMPRLKRYFTRRRE
- the zupT gene encoding zinc transporter ZupT, giving the protein MTDPASVWVAFGLTLLAGLSTGIGSLAALFTSRTNTRMLSVGLGFSAGVMIYVSFVEFLPLAQEGLGVWQTAAAFLGGMIAIAAIDRLVPFPQNPHEIRRVEEICNQAGRGCGSAGLYRTGIVTAGAIALHNMPEGMATFSSALLDPGLGVVIAAAIAIHNIPEGIAVSVPIYYATGSRTQAIGYSLLSGLAEPVGALIAFFILSPYMDAALSGAIFAVVAGIMVFVALDELLPAAREYGEAHLSIYGLIAGMALMAGILAVM